A stretch of the Halomonas sp. BDJS001 genome encodes the following:
- a CDS encoding phosphoheptose isomerase has translation MDFQSRILGHFNASIDTKTYASEVLPPFIEVASQMMVQCLVSEGKILSCGNGGSAGDSQHFSSELLNRFERERPSLPALALTTDTSTLTSIANDYSYNEVFSKQIRALGQPGDVLLAISTSGNSGNIIQAIQAAHDRDMTVVALTGRDGGDMASLLGQDDCEIRVPATSTARIQEVHLLVIHCLCDLIDEQLFGSA, from the coding sequence ATGGACTTTCAATCTCGGATACTCGGCCACTTCAACGCCAGCATCGACACCAAAACATACGCCAGCGAAGTACTTCCGCCATTTATTGAAGTAGCCAGCCAAATGATGGTGCAGTGCCTTGTGAGCGAAGGGAAAATCCTCAGCTGCGGTAACGGTGGCAGCGCCGGCGATAGCCAGCACTTCTCTTCGGAATTACTCAATCGTTTTGAACGTGAACGCCCTAGCCTACCCGCACTGGCGCTCACTACCGACACTTCTACGCTGACCTCAATTGCTAACGACTATAGCTATAATGAGGTGTTTTCAAAGCAAATTCGCGCCTTAGGGCAGCCAGGTGATGTACTGTTAGCCATCTCCACCAGCGGTAATTCGGGCAATATCATCCAAGCCATTCAAGCTGCCCATGATCGCGACATGACAGTGGTCGCCCTCACCGGCCGCGACGGTGGCGATATGGCGTCACTTTTAGGCCAGGATGACTGCGAGATTCGCGTCCCGGCAACATCGACGGCGCGTATTCAGGAGGTTCATCTGCTGGTGATTCACTGTTTGTGCGACCTTATCGATGAACAGCTATTTGGCAGCGCTTAG
- a CDS encoding YraN family protein yields the protein MTTNAHTARARGAAIEQMAAQWLRQQGLTLVTQNHYVKGGELDLVMRDGDILVFIEVKHRTTTRYGHPLETVTYQKQQRLVRAARLYIARGGLSSPCRFDILAITGKPPNLEFDWVKAAFDAF from the coding sequence GTGACGACTAACGCCCACACTGCCCGTGCCCGCGGCGCAGCCATTGAGCAAATGGCCGCTCAATGGCTGCGCCAACAGGGGCTCACCCTCGTCACGCAGAACCACTACGTGAAAGGGGGCGAGCTTGACTTGGTAATGCGAGACGGCGATATTCTCGTGTTTATTGAGGTTAAACATCGCACTACAACGCGCTACGGGCACCCGCTGGAAACCGTCACTTACCAAAAGCAGCAACGCCTCGTTCGTGCGGCACGGCTCTATATCGCCCGCGGCGGGCTTTCATCGCCCTGTCGCTTTGATATCCTGGCGATAACGGGCAAGCCACCCAATCTCGAATTTGATTGGGTAAAAGCCGCCTTCGATGCCTTTTAA
- a CDS encoding penicillin-binding protein activator — MKQSLRGLLAATLMAFLVAGCAMQSPSVVDRVPDEDPGQLLSQAEQQAPEQAAKTRLEASNILARQGERERAFETADGIDESLLSEPDRVRWALLFSELARALNEPRAVLRATQVLDDELPMQASQQERLEERQRWAREALDQPSDGVSVALPELEGQTIRRIVVALPESGPLSSVANTIATAMRQHHDVKGGNVELSFLDASRYSMDELYDRAQQMNAQLIIGPLDKDQVTQLEQRDSVPLPTLALNYGSDDSNQAQRLFQYGLSAEDEARQVARRAWQDGHRQVSMMVPDNGWGRRVGEAFWNEWHSQGGEITNAVRYNPESSVSNAVQTALNVSGDRARLSNIDALFLLALPEYARQVPPTMDYYYAPDLPIYATSHLHEGRLQTRLDQDLNDVMFVDIPWQIPDAAVGGEEALPFAATYQSLRDESDASMFRLMAMGVDAYELAIRFTNLDELNGLNGSTGTLYLRDDGRIYRELPWAKFQNGVPSPILIPNLDESDD, encoded by the coding sequence ATGAAACAGTCATTACGTGGCTTACTCGCCGCTACCCTCATGGCATTTCTGGTTGCTGGCTGTGCGATGCAGTCGCCTAGCGTGGTAGATCGCGTGCCCGATGAAGATCCCGGCCAGCTACTCAGCCAGGCGGAGCAGCAAGCGCCAGAACAGGCCGCCAAAACACGTTTGGAAGCGTCCAATATTCTGGCCCGGCAAGGTGAGCGGGAAAGAGCCTTTGAAACCGCCGACGGGATCGATGAAAGCCTGCTATCAGAGCCCGACCGGGTACGCTGGGCATTGCTGTTTTCCGAGCTCGCCCGTGCTTTGAACGAGCCACGCGCTGTACTTCGCGCCACCCAAGTGCTTGACGACGAACTACCGATGCAGGCCAGTCAGCAAGAGAGGCTTGAAGAGCGTCAGCGCTGGGCTCGCGAGGCACTCGATCAACCCAGCGATGGCGTTAGTGTTGCCTTACCTGAGCTTGAAGGGCAGACAATACGCCGTATCGTCGTTGCATTGCCTGAATCAGGCCCACTCAGCAGTGTCGCCAACACCATCGCCACTGCCATGCGCCAACACCATGACGTCAAAGGGGGCAACGTCGAGCTGAGCTTCCTGGACGCCTCGCGCTACTCAATGGACGAGCTTTATGACCGCGCACAGCAGATGAATGCGCAGTTAATCATTGGCCCGTTAGATAAAGATCAGGTCACCCAGCTAGAGCAGCGCGACAGTGTGCCGCTGCCGACACTGGCACTCAACTATGGCAGCGACGACAGCAACCAGGCCCAGCGCCTCTTCCAGTACGGCCTTTCGGCTGAAGATGAAGCACGCCAGGTCGCCCGTCGCGCCTGGCAGGATGGTCACCGCCAAGTGTCCATGATGGTGCCGGATAACGGCTGGGGCCGACGGGTAGGCGAGGCCTTCTGGAATGAGTGGCATAGCCAGGGCGGCGAAATCACCAATGCCGTGCGCTACAACCCCGAGAGCTCGGTCTCCAACGCCGTGCAAACCGCCCTCAATGTCAGCGGTGATCGTGCTCGCCTCAGTAATATTGACGCACTCTTTCTACTCGCCCTGCCTGAGTATGCACGTCAGGTGCCACCCACCATGGATTACTACTACGCCCCTGATCTGCCGATCTACGCCACCTCACATTTGCACGAAGGACGCCTGCAGACGCGCCTGGATCAAGATCTAAACGATGTCATGTTCGTGGATATTCCCTGGCAGATCCCTGATGCGGCCGTCGGCGGTGAAGAAGCTCTCCCCTTCGCAGCGACCTATCAGAGCTTGCGCGACGAATCGGATGCTTCCATGTTTCGCCTAATGGCCATGGGCGTGGATGCTTACGAACTGGCCATTCGTTTTACCAATCTTGACGAGCTCAACGGTCTCAATGGAAGCACCGGCACGCTCTATCTGCGTGACGATGGACGCATTTACCGTGAACTGCCGTGGGCCAAATTCCAGAATGGCGTTCCATCGCCTATTTTAATTCCTAATCTGGACGAAAGTGACGACTAA
- the rsmI gene encoding 16S rRNA (cytidine(1402)-2'-O)-methyltransferase, with amino-acid sequence MTDDNPGTLYVVATPIGNLDDLTARAARVLGQVSRVAAEDTRHSGRLLAHLGLNKPMLSLHEHNEARRVDTLDSYLAAGEDIALISDAGTPLISDPGFVLVRELRARNRHIVPIPGPCALITALSGAGMPTDRFVFAGFLPAKPGARRQALEGWKSREETLVFYESPHRIVHTLEALQEQMAGRDMVLARELTKTFETFLHGTPESLLERLAADPNQARGEFVVIVAGAPPVEQSEHQDIAADTLLEALLAEGVGVKQSAAIAARMLGGRKQVWYARLQAIKGEH; translated from the coding sequence ATGACAGACGATAATCCGGGCACATTGTACGTGGTTGCCACGCCAATTGGGAATTTGGATGACTTAACCGCGCGTGCCGCTCGGGTGCTAGGACAAGTTTCGCGCGTTGCGGCTGAAGATACCCGCCATAGTGGGCGCCTGTTGGCGCACTTGGGGTTGAATAAACCTATGCTCTCTTTGCACGAACACAATGAAGCGCGCCGTGTGGATACGTTAGACAGCTATCTCGCCGCAGGCGAAGATATTGCCTTGATCAGCGACGCGGGAACACCCCTCATTAGTGATCCTGGCTTTGTTCTGGTGCGAGAGTTACGCGCCCGCAATCGCCATATTGTACCTATTCCCGGCCCCTGCGCACTGATTACGGCGCTATCAGGGGCGGGTATGCCGACGGATCGTTTTGTGTTTGCCGGTTTTCTGCCTGCCAAGCCTGGCGCGCGCCGCCAAGCGCTGGAGGGGTGGAAAAGCCGCGAAGAGACGCTGGTGTTTTATGAGTCCCCCCACCGTATCGTGCACACCCTTGAAGCGTTGCAGGAGCAAATGGCGGGGCGCGATATGGTGCTGGCACGTGAGCTAACCAAAACCTTCGAAACCTTTCTGCACGGTACGCCTGAATCCTTGTTGGAGCGTTTAGCCGCCGATCCTAATCAAGCCCGCGGTGAATTCGTGGTGATTGTCGCCGGTGCGCCGCCGGTTGAGCAGAGTGAGCATCAGGATATAGCGGCAGATACCTTGCTGGAGGCGCTGTTGGCAGAGGGGGTTGGTGTGAAGCAGAGCGCTGCGATTGCCGCACGAATGCTCGGTGGCCGTAAGCAAGTCTGGTACGCGCGTTTACAAGCAATTAAAGGTGAGCATTGA